The genomic window gcagggagcctgcttctccctctgcctctgtctctacctctctctctctctctctctccctctcatgaataaataaaatcttttttttgtattttttttattggagttcgatttgccaacatatagtgtaacacccagtgctcatcccaccaagtgccccacttagtgcccgtcacccagtcaccccatccccccgcccacctccctttccactaccccttcttcatttcccagagttaggagtctctcatgtttagccaccctctctgatttttctcactcattttcttaaaaaaaaataataactaaaaaaaaaaaatgaaccaggTAGCATCCCTGCCATTGAAAGAAAATGTTCACCTATGTCTCAGCCCTATGTCTGAGCCCCTTTCTCCTTTGTACCTTATCATCTGGCTGTTTCCACACAAGATTCAGCTCTCTCTACCTATTTCCTACAGCATCCGGTCCCTGGAGTTCTGGTTTAATCACCTCTATAACCACGAAGGTAAGGCCCGAAACACTGCTCTCTGTTGCAAATTCAATATAGGCCAGACTTCAGGGGCTTAGAAGAGGGAGGCACAGCTCTGTAGAGATggtagaggtggggagggcaaCCACCCAAGCTTTTGTCTTCAGAGTGTGGGCTTCCACCCCAGTCTTCCCCCAGCTTCTACTTATGTTAGAGTTTTGGAGTCAGCAGGATACTCAGGCAATCTGGAAGCCAGGGTGGCCCGGAACCACCCCCCACACCTCTCCCCTGAACTTAGGGCCACCACTTAGGGTAGCAGAGGTCATGAGGCAGCCTCCGTTGCAGTGGAGCACACCTGAGTGTCCAGCAGCTCTGCCGGGGCGGCCTCTGGGGGGCCCGTTCCAGGCCAGGGTCTGCTTCTCTGTGGGGCTCAggccctctctcctgctcccctagATATCATCCAGACCCACTACCAACCATGGGGCTTCCTGAGTGCAGCGCACACCGTGTGCCCCGGCCTCTtcgaggagctgctgctgctgctacagcCCCTAGCCCTGCTGCCCTTCAGCCTTGACTTGCTGTTCCAGCACCGGCTCCTGCAAAGtgggcagcagcagcggcagcacaAGGAGCTGCTGCGGGTGTCCCAGGACCTGCTGCTGTCTGCGCACTCAACACTGCAGCTGGCCCgggccaggggccaggaggggcCCGGAGACGTGGACAGGGCGGTCCACGGGGAGCGGGTGAAGGGGGTGGGCGCCCCTGAAGGTGGAGAGGACGAGGAGGAAGACGAGACAGAAGAGGTGGCAGAGGCTGCAGGGGGCTCAGGGCGCGGCAGGTGGGCCCGAGGCGGGCAGGCCGGCTGGTGGTACCAACTCATGCAGAGCTCCCAGGTCTACATCGACGGCTCCACTGAGGGCTCTAGGTTCCCCCGTGGGGGCACCAGTAGCAgcattgagaaaaagaaaggggccGGAGGCGGGGGACCACCCCCGCGAGAGGGAGTCGTCGAGGGGGCAGAGGCCTGCCCTGCCCCGGAGGAGACCCTCGGCCGGGACAGGGGCTGGCCCTTCTGGATGGGGAGCCCCCCTGATTCTGTGCTGGCTGAGCTGAGGCGCAGCCGGGAGAGGGAGGGGTCCACTGCCCCCCCAGCAGAAAATGAGGAAGGAGCCTCAGAGCCTTCCCCTGGGGGCATCAAGTGGGGACATCTCTTTGGCTCCCGAAAGGCTCAGCGGGAGACCCGGCCCACAAACAGGTGAGAGGCAGCCCGTGGTGTGGATGGAGGGATTTGGGGAGCCTGATTAAGCCAGGGCACGGATAGATAGAGCCCTGGCTGCTCTCCCCTAGGCTCCCCTCCGACTGGCTGAGCCTGGACAAGTCCATGTTCCAACTAGTGGCACAGACAGTGGGTGCCCGCCGAGATCCGGAGCCCAAGGAGAGCCTGCAGGACCCACACTCTCCAGTCTTGCCGTCCAAGCCTCCGTGGTAAGCCCAGGAAGACAGGACTGGGGGGCTGGGTTTGGCTTTGGGTGGGGTTTCTCTGACCTCCATTTGTTGTTTCCCCAGCGAGGTGAAGGCACTGTGCCATCATCTGGCCACAGGCCCTGGACAGCTGAGCTTCCACAAGGGAGATATCCTACGAGTGCTGGGGCCAGCTGGAGGAGACTGGCTGCGCTGCAGCCGTGGCCCTGACACCGGCCTGGTGCCTCTGGCCTATGTGACCTTGACCCCAACTCCAAGTCCAACCCCTGGAAGCAGCCAAAACTGAGGCCCTGTGCATGCTGGTGGCCTCAGGGACCCTCATAACCCCTGACTTGGAGCCTGAGAGCCCTTCCCAAGCCCTCTGGCTTGGCCACAGAGAGTAGACTGAGAGCTGGGGGCCATACATCCCTGTGCTCAGTGTTAATTACTCCCCATTAACTGTCCCAGTGACCTCATCCAGACCTCCAcccaggaaaggagggaagggatgCAGCACTGGGCTGCCAGGATTTCCCTGGCCCATCTGGGCCAGCCCCTCCATAGATATGGATAAGCACTTCCCTATGAAGGGAGGTGACCAGAGACCCATTTGCAGGGTTCCCTAGGCCAGGTGATGAGGAGGAAAGGTGACAGTATTGGGGCCAGCTCCCTAAGCCCCCAAATGTAAATAAGCTGTGGCCAGTGCCTGGTGgtcagaagagggaggaggagcccaggcttctgtttatgtatttatttatttatttattacacctATTAATAAAAAAGGTGCTCGGCCTCCAAACCATTTCTCTTTgtgcctccccctccaccctcgGGCCCAGCTCTCTTCCTTCCAAAAGGATGTCTGggataggaagaaagagaagagagacttTGGAGTCCAGGTACCTACACCAGGAGCTGCTTCTGGAGGGTGGTGAGACCTAGTGCATCATGGGTGAGATGCCCATATGTGCGCCCGAACTGGAACTTATATCCTGTATGGACAAGAGTCTTGTCACTTGTAGCCAGTGGTGTggagagccatttttttttttctcagctagTGCCTAAGCCCTCCGAAATCTGGTCCCAACTTCGCAGTGTGAGCTCTTTCTCTGCCCAGTGAGAAAGCTGAACTACATGATCcaagccgcccccccccccatacctaTTAGTTCCAGCCCCTAAAACCACTTTCACCCattccacacacaaaaatattccAGTCCCCTCTGGGGCTATCCATACCTGGCACATAGCCCCCATAATTAGGTAAAAGGCCCAGGTCCTGAGGGTAGGTCCTAGAAAGTGGAGGGAGATGGCTGGGATCCTTCTGGGGTCTGTCCCCTGAGTACATCTGTCCAAATTCCTGCAATGCCCGGCTGGTGAGCACAGGAAAGCTGGAGCCGAAGAGGAAGCGGGCACGGGGCACATAACCAGTGAAGCCTGGGGGGATGGGAACACTGAGTCAGGACCTCCTGGGGGCCTCCCCCTGTCTTTGATCATCCCCTATTTCTCACCTGGCATGAAGAACTTGCGAGGATCTTTGTCATCCATGGAATAGGGGGAAGCCTTGTGAGGAGAAGTCGGCAGAGAAAAAATAAGGCTGTAAGATTCAGCCCCTGCTCTAACAGAAGCTCCCTTGGATGGTAGAGCTGGCAGTCAAGCCCACATCCCCTGTACCCCCAGCCATGCTACTCATGGCCACCCTAGGCCTGGCCACACAGAGGTTGACTCCCCACTTCACCCCCGCCCCTGCATTCCTTCCAGCCTTCTTGGTCTCACTTGTTCTGTCTCTTGCCCCAGCTCTggctccttctctgcctctcgctctggcTCCAGCTTTGGCTCTTGgtctttctccacatcttttgtACCGTTGGCCTCCCTTGGCGGCTCTGGACTCCCTTGTCCCCCAGACCACCGTGTGAAATCATTTAGAGCCTCAGCCCAGACCTGGCTGCAGTTCTTGGCAAAGATGAACTGTGCCTGGGGTACAAAACCTAGGTGGGAGGGGGCCAGGAAGATTCCGATCAGTGTTTGGGGTACACATTCTGGGCTGGGAACACCTGTTCAGACTGTCCGTACATACCTGTGTACCCAGGGATCATGCCGGAGCTGAGCCTTTCATGCCGGCGCCTGACAGGCAGCCTTCTCCTGGGAACCTCAGGAGACGCTGGTGGCCGGATGGGAGGCAGAAGTGTGCGATGGGCAGGGGGCCAGGCTAGGCCAGGAAATCCTCGAAGTAGCTGACCGGTCATTTGCCCATAGGTCTGGCCCATGCTGAACCGAAGTAGGGGGCAGTGTCCAGTGTACCTGTGGCACAGGACTCACCCACTCACCTCTAGACTCCCCCCACTCCATCACCCCCAGAGATAGGAACAGAGACCTCTGAAGGcctgatttttttcaagattcagCTGTGCATATATGTGGAGCAGCCATTTCCCAGTTCTCTGGGTTTTCAACCCTTCCCCTCTGCTGTCACCCTGTTACCATGGAGAAGACAACACAGAGCTTCATGGCAGGCCCAGCTACCACCATCcccttgctcttccttttccatcCAACACCATAAGTATCTCAGCCCAGGGTGCACCACACCAGTTTGTGTACTGGCCCCCAAGGTCTGGGTGGCACAACCCTCATGGCCTTATACCCCTATTCCCAGAAGCAAGCAGGGGTGTGCTCTGGGTAGAAGTCTTACCCCGGGATATAATGAGCATTCTGAGGGTTCAGCCCTGGTATGGAGGTGCTGGCCACAGCCATGGGAATCCAGGCAGTTCCTTTGTTACCCTTGGAGCAGGAGCTGTAGGCTGTGTGTACTGTGTCCAGGGCTGTGGGGcggagccagaggcaggaggtggtaccaagggaagagaggggaggaggcgCTAGTGAAGTAACTGCCAGGGCCAATGGCAGCAGAACAGAAGGTGGGGGACCTCACTGGTTTGTGAGCTCCAGAACTACTTGCAGTAGACCATGTGGGGGCAGGGACAAGACTGAGTGTGGCCTTCCTGTTCCAGGGAGCAAAGGAAGCCCTAAGGTGAGAGATGGGAGGACAACCCTTCCTTCTTAAACCCCCTCCTGAAGACACATGGGTGCTGCTCTTTGTGTTGGTTGAAAGTGACAAAGTTCCTGGGAAAAGCGGGTCTCTGAGGGGAGCCAGAGGGAGGTGactgagagaaaaaggaacctagAGACTTTTAAGCAGTGACATTCAGTTTATTTCCAATCATTTAATTTGAcaagcatcatttattgaatactcacGATCATCTGGATTATCATCCAACAAATAATGCCATGCTCTGCGAGGCAGAAAAGCTAAGCTCCACATGACTTCAGCCAAGTCATGTAGTATCTCTGAACTTTTTACAAAGTGCAGATACTAGGATTTATCTCACTACTGTTCTGAGGCTCAAATTAGCATATACAAATGTGTTTTGTAACAGTCAAGACCATGAAGTGAGAAAGGGGAGGTTGGAGGGGAAAGAGCACAGAAGGTCACACCGTCATGGGCTCCTACTAGCTTGTGGCCTTGAGCCAACCTTACCTTCTCTGAGCAGGCAACTTAACTTCCGCTGAATGTCCGGAATGCCTGCGTGACTCacctgttgagcgtctgccttcggctcagggcgtgatcccagatccaggatccagtcccacatcaggctccttacaggaagcctgcttctccctctgtctgtgtctctgcctctctctgtctctcctgaataaaatcttaaaaaaaaaaaactttctgaatGTGACTTCCCTAAACTTGAACGTAAGATTAAAATAACCTAACCTACCAGGGTGCTGTTAAGGATAAAGTCAGTATGGGAAAGAATTTACTCAGGACCTGGCACTCAGCTACTAAAGTTTTCTTCCCTATTGTCTAATATTTTCTCTAAGCTTCTAACACATATGGGAGATCTGTGAATGGTTAGTAAATTCAGCGGATATGGATTTTCTTACTGTGAGAGTTCAAGGAAAGGAAGACGGTAATACTGGGTTTTAAGACTAGGGGACAAAT from Canis lupus familiaris isolate Mischka breed German Shepherd chromosome 11, alternate assembly UU_Cfam_GSD_1.0, whole genome shotgun sequence includes these protein-coding regions:
- the FAM166B gene encoding protein FAM166B isoform X2, coding for MAVASTSIPGLNPQNAHYIPGMGQTYGQMTGQLLRGFPGLAWPPAHRTLLPPIRPPASPEVPRRRLPVRRRHERLSSGMIPGYTGFVPQAQFIFAKNCSQVWAEALNDFTRWSGGQGSPEPPREANGTKDVEKDQEPKLEPEREAEKEPELGQETEQASPYSMDDKDPRKFFMPGFTGYVPRARFLFGSSFPVLTSRALQEFGQMYSGDRPQKDPSHLPPLSRTYPQDLGLLPNYGGYVPGYKFQFGRTYGHLTHDALGLTTLQKQLLV
- the FAM166B gene encoding protein FAM166B isoform X1; translation: MAVASTSIPGLNPQNAHYIPGYTGHCPLLRFSMGQTYGQMTGQLLRGFPGLAWPPAHRTLLPPIRPPASPEVPRRRLPVRRRHERLSSGMIPGYTGFVPQAQFIFAKNCSQVWAEALNDFTRWSGGQGSPEPPREANGTKDVEKDQEPKLEPEREAEKEPELGQETEQASPYSMDDKDPRKFFMPGFTGYVPRARFLFGSSFPVLTSRALQEFGQMYSGDRPQKDPSHLPPLSRTYPQDLGLLPNYGGYVPGYKFQFGRTYGHLTHDALGLTTLQKQLLV
- the FAM166B gene encoding protein FAM166B isoform X3; the protein is MGQTYGQMTGQLLRGFPGLAWPPAHRTLLPPIRPPASPEVPRRRLPVRRRHERLSSGMIPGYTGFVPQAQFIFAKNCSQVWAEALNDFTRWSGGQGSPEPPREANGTKDVEKDQEPKLEPEREAEKEPELGQETEQASPYSMDDKDPRKFFMPGFTGYVPRARFLFGSSFPVLTSRALQEFGQMYSGDRPQKDPSHLPPLSRTYPQDLGLLPNYGGYVPGYKFQFGRTYGHLTHDALGLTTLQKQLLV